Within Cucumis melo cultivar AY chromosome 4, USDA_Cmelo_AY_1.0, whole genome shotgun sequence, the genomic segment GTCTTCTTTCTTCCTTGAATTCCTTAATCGACCCAAACATCTTTTTAAGTAGTGATAGAAGATAAAACATCTCAAAATTAATTGGCAATTTTTTTTTGAGTTATACTAGAttctattaaaaaattaattagtaatGAAAGGAGTTGTCAATCTGACTTATAAGAATGTggatttctttagtttttcCAACGTTGGATTCACGTGATCTCAACAATTTTGGCAACAATTATTTGTGAGTGAGCCCCAAAATTGATTACATTAATAGAGATGGTTAATTCATAATTGTAAAAGTGGAAAGTATGGAAAGTTAGGGGAATGTGGGTGGGGGTGGCCGCAGGGGACGTGATGTGGTTGAGGGGAATAAGGAAAAGGAGTGTTTGGTAACAAGTAGAGTGTGGCCCAGTGGTCAAGGGGAATGCCAACTTTGTGGATAGTGAGGTGTAGGGTGAGAGGGTCTGATTCACGTGTTTGAGTAATACGACGCCGTCTGGTTCCTCCTCTCATTGTACGGTACGCTCCAACCCCAAAATCTTTAAAGTGAAATCAAATGTGTTTCCGAATACacagtttaaaaataatttgtttttgttttcaattaaatcatttcataaaaaaagaaaCTGAATCAATTAACTGTCTATTTTGATAAATTAAATCTATTAATAACCATTATTATCTTTTCCAAAAACACATacgaaaaatatatattcaaagTCACACGTTGAATAAAAAAGTAGAAGatcacaaataaataaataaggtgAGCCTAATATATATATCAGTATCATGGTATGTGACATTTCTATAAAAATCGAAAGTGAAGCCACAATAACTTATATGTAAAGTAAAGGCTAATTTAAGTAAAAGACGTCTAACTCTAAAATTATCTaatctttaatttttaatacAAACTAACATGAACATTAAATTTCGATAGTTACGTTCAATTTGAAGCTAGATTTGCTGTGTCCAATAATTTCTCTTGTTTCTATCTAGTGTATAAGATTCTTCATACAAGTAAATTAAGATAGTGTAATTAACAAGATAAGTTACAAAATTAATAGACTATTTCTGTTTATACAATTATTATCAAACAATTGAAATTTTGCATATATGCATTTCATACTTTATTTAGCGCTATTTTATCCTTATCTCAATTCTTGTTTTTTTTAGTAAGTATTAATTCATACTCTTTTTTCTTTAGTAAGTATTAATTCATACTCTTTTTTCTAACTTAATCAAAACAAATAGTTGAATTATCTTAATTTTCTTCATCTCGATCCCCACATATTTATTACAAATAGATTTTTTGAATTACCTAAGAGTGCAAAAGTAATATTGTCACCATCACAATACAACTACCGAACAGGTTTGAAACATAGAAATTTAAGGTAATACATGGCAGTTTATTATTGGAGACGAAGCAATCGTCTACTCGGCCGCTACACTTTGCCATGAGAATGGGTCAAAGTAGAAAACGTTTCTTCCATTAATCTTTTGCAATGGCCTCGCATTCTTCTCCTGCATGCCCCATGCATATTCATTTTACTTCATTAATTACACAAACAACAATCCATTCACATAACATCAAAATTAAGATCACGCTACTTTTGTAATTCTACTTATTTGATTTCTTTATCTTTATTGAGTAAGCTACTTAATTAGGTTTTCAAGGGTATGAAGTTAAACTTACTTCTACGAGAGCTTGTTTAAGAAGCTCGACTTGATATGGTGCGACAGTTTGTACCTATAACAATAATGGGTCAGGAGATTGAAATTAGAAAAGTAATTGATTCAAGATGACaaattatgaaaattaaatGAAGGAAAAACAACTATATATGAACCTTTTCCATGACAGTCCAAATGACACCTTCAGTACAAGGAGGAGTGGTGAGTGATCCAATATATCTGAAATATTTTCTTCCATCAAGCCTTGCTACTCTAGGATCCACTTTTCCAAGAAATTCCTCACCTCCTTCAATATTTAGATACTTTATATCCCTTTCTATCTGAAAACCAACCAACATTTAAAGTCAATGaattatttaacttttttttttattaaaaaaaatcaaataagaaAAGGTAATCTAATTATGATTTAAAGGTTAATTGTAGtgtaattttgttaaaaaaaataaagagaaggTTGCAGTATGAACTTCTCAAGCTTATTTTTAGGATTTCTTGTTTTTGAGAAATCATCTTCTACCTCCCTTAATCTTATTGAAAATATCATCGTGTCGTTTTTCAAAGAAATAAATTGATTAATAATGATAAAGGTAATTTCTTTTTACCATAGAGATGAATGGATCCCGTGGACCGTACTCAAATAAAACACCAACAACGGCAATTTTCTGAGTTACATTGTTGAAGTGGACCATATGAAGCTCCAAAGGGTACCTAATTATAATTAACATCTCAATTTAATTAGTTCTCATTACATTtaataatactaaaaaaaatctaGAGAAAAAAATCTAGGgataaatcttttttttttttttttttttttttaaaaaaacctttCCAATAGTATCAATTTAGATAAAAAGAGTTTCAACTTTAATCTTCTAATACATGTGTTCTTAACAATGTTTCTTATAACATGTAATAAATTATATAACATGTGCACGATATGAAATTGCTTATTCTttacagaaaaagaaaaacaacaatagttttttctttattgaaaaTTTATGAGTTTGAAAATTAGTAAGCGAATTAGTTGAAATTTAATTGAGggttaaaactaaaaaagaaaaaaagaagaagaagatatagATGTAAGTTTAGGGTCTAAATTGGAGAGGGAGAGATAGAGACGTTTTGCCATCTTGGGTGTGCTCGGAAGGATGGTGCCAATGGTAattttgaagttgaaaatcAACATTGTTGATTTTGATTGAACCAGCATTGTTTCCTTTCCAATCTACCTGCACtcatattattttcaatttaaacaaattaaatttatggTAATACCTCTAATTTAGTACAAAGAAAAGAGGAGAAAGTATTATAaattatggaaaaaaaatacacaaatatttgaaaatgattGCTAGCTAATCAACGTCAATGAATTAAATATAGAAATCTAGGAATCTTGCAAACATAAACATGTCCATTTTTTAGTTGATTCATCATCATACGTCCAATTTGCAAGAAGTCTCAAAGTAatcgatcttcttcttcttctttttttcttttgataaagaagggaaaaaaagtTATCCATTTGTTAGGTTTTTGAAAGGagttattatatattataataatcataaagaaaaagaatgtcTCTGATCatcatacataattaataaatttcatATTCCTTATCCTTTCTTCTCTAATTAAAAATTGAGAAGAAACATGcagttaaaaataaaagaaaaagaaaaagagaagctCCTAACTTAAGAAACTAACATTTAACTGATTaaagagaatgaaaaagaaatacacaaaacccaaataatatgtaaagaaaagaatatatatactTACAATAATTTCGTGGCCATCATTCCTGAGAATTGCATTAGCAGTGTAACTTTATTGATTTTTCTGTATTTCTCATGTCAAATATTACAGCATACATGTATATTTATACACAAAATTAAGGTTAAATAAGGGAAGAATAATAGTGTTAAATACAGCATAATCTCCTCCATGATATTTGAGCATAATCTCCTCCATGATATTTGAGCATAATCTACTCCATGATATTTGCTCTAATTTCATtaataccctccctcaaactcaagatggGAGTGTCGAGACCACCTTGAGTTTGTGAATTAACTGAGTGAAACGAGGAGAATGGAGAGCTTTGGTGAATATATCCGCAGGTTGATCGGTGGTAGAGATGGGTTGGAGATGAAGTGTGTTGCTCTGTAGGTGGTGGCGAACAAAGTGACAGTCATTTTCAATATGCTTTGTTCGTTCATGGAATACATCATTGTGTGCAATCTGAATAGCACTGTGATTATCACAATGAAGAATAGTGGGTGATGTCTGTGGGGCCCCCATATCAGTAAGAAGCCAACGCAGCCAAATTAATTCTGAAGTAGCATCAGCCAGTGCACGATATTCAGACTCTGTGCTGGAACGGGAAACAACAGATTGTTTCTTACTTCGCCAGGAGATAAGAGCGTCACCTAGATAGAAGCAATAGCCAGTGGTAGACCGTCTATCAGTAGGATCACCCGCCCAATCAGCATCAGAGAAACCAGAGAGAACCAGGGAGGATTGGGAGGAGAACTGTAGACCATGACCCAAAGTACCTTTGATGTAGCGAAGAATGCGAAGGACGGCAGTGAAGTGAATTGTACGAGGGGCAGCCATGAACTGACTAACAATATGAACTGCATACGCAATATCTGGACGAGTCACAGTTAGGTAAATTAGGCTGCCAACTAGTTGCCTATACAACGTGGGATCTTCAAGGGGAACACCATCAAAAGGAGTGAGACGCACATTCGGATCCAGAGGTGTTGAGAAAGTGGCAGAATCAGTAATACCAGATCGATTGAGGAGGTCAGACGCATATTTGGCTTGAGATAAATAGTAGCCACTAGATGATGAGGAGATCTCAAGACCAAGAAAATAGTTGAGATTTCCTAAGTCCTTCATCTCAAAATGCTTACCCAGGTAACATTGCAAATCAGATATGGCTTGAGGGTCATCACCTGTAATAATCATGTCATCCACATATAAGAGAAGGAGAACAATACCATTAGGCGTCTGACGAGTAAATAAGGCGGAATCATGAGAACTGGAGGTGAACCCGAGTTGTGTAATGGTTGAACTAAAGGTTGCAAACCAAGCTC encodes:
- the LOC103486518 gene encoding dioscorin dioA3-like — its product is MENLMKQTHICMKTICCFVLISLLLLSVRVKSNSEEFSYDPCSEKGPKFWGELNIEWAKCGNGNIQSPIALSKWTADWNRGLGCLIRNHKPANAILRNDGHEIIVDWKGNNAGSIKINNVDFQLQNYHWHHPSEHTQDGKTYPLELHMVHFNNVTQKIAVVGVLFEYGPRDPFISMIERDIKYLNIEGGEEFLGKVDPRVARLDGRKYFRYIGSLTTPPCTEGVIWTVMEKVQTVAPYQVELLKQALVEEKNARPLQKINGRNVFYFDPFSWQSVAAE